Proteins encoded within one genomic window of Lepidochelys kempii isolate rLepKem1 chromosome 11, rLepKem1.hap2, whole genome shotgun sequence:
- the S100B gene encoding protein S100-B gives MSALEKAMIAIIEAFHQYSGKEGDKHKLKKSELKELINNELPHFLGEIKDQETVDKVMETLDADGDAECDFQEFVAFIAMVTSACHEFFEHE, from the exons ATGTCTGCTCTGGAAAAGGCCATGATTGCCATCATTGAAGCTTTCCACCAGTACTCGGGAAAGGAGGGAGACAAACACAAGCTGAAGAAATCTGAATTAAAGGAGCTCATTAACAATGAGCTCCCCCATTTTTTAGGC GAAATTAAAGATCAGGAGACAGTGGATAAGGTGATGGAGACACTGGATGCGGATGGTGACGCTGAATGCGACTTCCAGGAATTTGTAGCCTTCATTGCCATGGTCACTTCAGCTTGTCATGAGTTCTTTGAACATGAGTGA